In one window of Tachypleus tridentatus isolate NWPU-2018 chromosome 2, ASM421037v1, whole genome shotgun sequence DNA:
- the LOC143244433 gene encoding thyroid hormone receptor beta-like isoform X1, with the protein MFDGRPGSVFDPGRWIWSIHGCAGMSLPPNGSRSTGLPAEKASSSLSRHQKVCGVCGDRSKSYHFGGISCDSCKAFFRRSVQNEGYKHFHCPYEGKCDITISSRKCCQYCRFQKCLAIGMEKGWVMTEEERLHLLRSRMEKRQRKGATESDRPRRKTNVYDHDPDINEMGKFLTENDVQVIESLITIYEVSYQAVGFSEKLSTQRSERSRTEIIDMFFTVIKQFAHFAQNLEGFSVIPHSDQQVLLRSGVMEMCFLRGAYVFDEKNGCWPDLRKTLYRDSPQLRAEDIKKLVSPTLFEKHIKFVTAIKELDPDEPTIMLLLVTVLLSPDRPNLENVDLVAKQQEKYYILLKKYMLWRYGSSHTSVLYPKLFLKLPDLRELNDAHTDYHLKLDKDEMEEVQQRLSNLKLDSSSESSSAPEPYGVAVRHWSIRRDLLLDLRSSSPLDLEEESSSSEGSDRFAMSKLKHGVDRAVEELQP; encoded by the exons ATGTTTGACGGACGTCCTGGGTCTGTGTTTGATCCCGGCCGCTGGATTTGGTCAATTCATGGATGTGCAG GAATGAGTCTGCCCCCTAACGGCAGTAGAAGCACTGGGTTACCTGCAGAAAAGGCAAGCAGTTCTTTGAGCAGACACCAAAAGGTTTGTGGAGTGTGTGGAGATCGATCCAAAAGTTATCACTTTGGTGGAATTTCTTGTGATAGTTGTAAAGCGTTCTTTCGGCGCTCCGTCCAGAACGAAGGgtacaaacattttcactgtccCTACGAAGGGAAATGTGATATCACTATCAGCTCGCGAAAATGCTGTCAGTATTGTCGCTTTCAGAAATGTTTAGCCATCGGGATGGAGAAAGGTTGGGTGATGACAGAGGAAGAGCGACTGCACCTCTTACGTAGTCGAATGGAGAAAAGGCAACGAAAAGGTGCGACAGAATCCGATAGGCCACGAAGAAAAACGAACGTGTACGATCACGATCCGGACATCAACGAAATGGGAAAATTCCTGACGGAGAATGACGTGCAAGTCATTGAATCACTAATTACCATATATGAAGTAAGCTACCAGGCAGTTGGTTTCAGTGAAAAGCTGAGCACCCAAAGATCTGAGAGAAGTCGCACAGAAATTATTGACATGTTTTTCACGGTAATCAAACAATTCGCCCACTTCGCGCAGAATCTGGAAGGCTTTTCGGTGATTCCGCACAGCGACCAACAGGTGTTACTTCGTAGCGGGGTCATGGAGATGTGCTTTCTGCGTGGCGCTTATGTGTTCGACGAGAAGAATGGATGTTGGCCAGATCTGAGAAAGACCTTGTACAGGGACTCGCCCCAGTTAAGAGCTGAAGACATCAAAAAGTTGGTGTCGCCGACTCTGTttgaaaaacacataaaatttgTAACAGCGATCAAAGAATTGGATCCAGATGAGCCAACGATAATGTTACTCCTCGTAACGGTTCTCCTCTCTCCTGATAGACCAAACTTGGAGAATGTGGACTTAGTCGCGAAGCAACAAGAGAAATATTACATTCTGTTAAAGAAGTACATGTTGTGGCGCTACGGATCAAGTCACACATCGGTTCTCTATCCTAAACTCTTCTTGAAGCTGCCGGACCTGCGAGAGTTGAACGATGCACACACCGACTATCACTTGAAACTTGACAAGGACGAAATGGAAGAAGTCCAGCAACGGCTCTCCAATCTCAAACTGGACTCCTCCAGCGAGTCCAGCTCAGCTCCAGAACCATACGGAGTAGCAGTGAGACATTGGAGTATTAGGAGAGATCTCTTGCTGGACTTAAGGTCTTCCTCGCCCCTGGACCTCGAAGAGGAGTCCAGCTCCAGTGAAGGATCTGACCGTTTTGCCATGTCGAAACTAAAACATGGCGTTGACCGAGCGGTCGAGGAATTGCAGCCTTAA
- the LOC143244433 gene encoding thyroid hormone receptor beta-like isoform X2, with translation MSLPPNGSRSTGLPAEKASSSLSRHQKVCGVCGDRSKSYHFGGISCDSCKAFFRRSVQNEGYKHFHCPYEGKCDITISSRKCCQYCRFQKCLAIGMEKGWVMTEEERLHLLRSRMEKRQRKGATESDRPRRKTNVYDHDPDINEMGKFLTENDVQVIESLITIYEVSYQAVGFSEKLSTQRSERSRTEIIDMFFTVIKQFAHFAQNLEGFSVIPHSDQQVLLRSGVMEMCFLRGAYVFDEKNGCWPDLRKTLYRDSPQLRAEDIKKLVSPTLFEKHIKFVTAIKELDPDEPTIMLLLVTVLLSPDRPNLENVDLVAKQQEKYYILLKKYMLWRYGSSHTSVLYPKLFLKLPDLRELNDAHTDYHLKLDKDEMEEVQQRLSNLKLDSSSESSSAPEPYGVAVRHWSIRRDLLLDLRSSSPLDLEEESSSSEGSDRFAMSKLKHGVDRAVEELQP, from the coding sequence ATGAGTCTGCCCCCTAACGGCAGTAGAAGCACTGGGTTACCTGCAGAAAAGGCAAGCAGTTCTTTGAGCAGACACCAAAAGGTTTGTGGAGTGTGTGGAGATCGATCCAAAAGTTATCACTTTGGTGGAATTTCTTGTGATAGTTGTAAAGCGTTCTTTCGGCGCTCCGTCCAGAACGAAGGgtacaaacattttcactgtccCTACGAAGGGAAATGTGATATCACTATCAGCTCGCGAAAATGCTGTCAGTATTGTCGCTTTCAGAAATGTTTAGCCATCGGGATGGAGAAAGGTTGGGTGATGACAGAGGAAGAGCGACTGCACCTCTTACGTAGTCGAATGGAGAAAAGGCAACGAAAAGGTGCGACAGAATCCGATAGGCCACGAAGAAAAACGAACGTGTACGATCACGATCCGGACATCAACGAAATGGGAAAATTCCTGACGGAGAATGACGTGCAAGTCATTGAATCACTAATTACCATATATGAAGTAAGCTACCAGGCAGTTGGTTTCAGTGAAAAGCTGAGCACCCAAAGATCTGAGAGAAGTCGCACAGAAATTATTGACATGTTTTTCACGGTAATCAAACAATTCGCCCACTTCGCGCAGAATCTGGAAGGCTTTTCGGTGATTCCGCACAGCGACCAACAGGTGTTACTTCGTAGCGGGGTCATGGAGATGTGCTTTCTGCGTGGCGCTTATGTGTTCGACGAGAAGAATGGATGTTGGCCAGATCTGAGAAAGACCTTGTACAGGGACTCGCCCCAGTTAAGAGCTGAAGACATCAAAAAGTTGGTGTCGCCGACTCTGTttgaaaaacacataaaatttgTAACAGCGATCAAAGAATTGGATCCAGATGAGCCAACGATAATGTTACTCCTCGTAACGGTTCTCCTCTCTCCTGATAGACCAAACTTGGAGAATGTGGACTTAGTCGCGAAGCAACAAGAGAAATATTACATTCTGTTAAAGAAGTACATGTTGTGGCGCTACGGATCAAGTCACACATCGGTTCTCTATCCTAAACTCTTCTTGAAGCTGCCGGACCTGCGAGAGTTGAACGATGCACACACCGACTATCACTTGAAACTTGACAAGGACGAAATGGAAGAAGTCCAGCAACGGCTCTCCAATCTCAAACTGGACTCCTCCAGCGAGTCCAGCTCAGCTCCAGAACCATACGGAGTAGCAGTGAGACATTGGAGTATTAGGAGAGATCTCTTGCTGGACTTAAGGTCTTCCTCGCCCCTGGACCTCGAAGAGGAGTCCAGCTCCAGTGAAGGATCTGACCGTTTTGCCATGTCGAAACTAAAACATGGCGTTGACCGAGCGGTCGAGGAATTGCAGCCTTAA